GTCACCTGGAGCGTGAACTCCCTCTGCCACATGATCGGTGACCGCCCGTTCCGTACCCGGCGCCACGACCGGGCCACCAACCTGTGGCCCCTCGCCCTGCTCTCGTTCGGCGAGAGCTGGCACAACCTCCACCACGCCGACCCCACCAGCGCGCGCCACGGCGTCGACCGCGGCCAGCTCGACCCCTCCGCCGCCGTGATCCGCCTCCTCGAACGCCTCGGCTGGGTGCACGACGTGCGCTGGCCCACTGCGGACCGGGTCGCGGCCCGTCGCGCCTGACGTCGACCACTCAATCCTCAAGGCAGTTGGCAGGAGTCTTCATGGCCACCGCACTGCAGTCCCCGCCTCCCTCCCGCCCCGTCCTCCGGCTGCGTCTCGCATCCCGCAGCGGCATGCCCCGGCTCATCGACGGAGCGTGGTGGCCCCGTTCGCACGACCTGCTCGCCGAACTCCCCCAGCTGCTGGCTGGATTGCCGCGCGCCTGGGGCCACATCACCAGCGTCACCGTCCACGGGGCGACGTGGTCCGCGGTGCCCGGCCGGATGCTCGTCTTCAACCAGGTCGTACGACTGCGCAGGACCGTGGCGGCATCCGCCCCGCACACGATCGTCCTGCTCGCCCCCGGCCGGGGGCGCTGGGACCTGCTGGTCCTGCCTCCGGATACGACCGAGGAAGCCGCGGAACCGCTCATGGCGGCCGCGGCAAGTGGCCACGACTGATCCCGCCCACCACGGACTGCCCGGCGAATTCATCAGGGCACCGACGGCCGGGTTCGGCGACGACGACCGTCACATCCCCACCACCAGTCGGCCGGGCCGGCGGGTGGTGGCCTCGCACGACGAGGAGGTTTCGCCGGCCTGTGCCGCCGCCACGAGGGCGGTCGCGGTCGTCGGCGGGCCGGTGTTCGCGCTCGCGGCGGCCATCAGCCGGGCGGCCGAGGGGGCGCCCGTCTCCGGCGGGATCACCAGGAGGTCCCAGCGGCCCGCGGTGTAAGACAGGAGCAGGATCTTGTGCGGATCCTGCTCCGACGTGAACCAACCGACCTCCACCACATGGCCGTTGACGAGGATCTCGCGCGGGAGTGTCGGCCAGTAGCGCGGGTTGACGGCGATATGGGTGATCCGTCCCCACAGCGGATCCAGTACGTCCGCCAGAGCGGAGAGTTCGTGTGTCAGGTCACGTGACCGAGGCCACCAGGCGCCGTCCAACTCCACGTGCCCTGGTGAAGGACTCACGGATTTCAGCGCGAGGCGCGCGGTCGGGGTCCTGAAGGGAACGGCCCGTAGCGGGGGAGGAGAGGCGGTCGCGGACATCGCGCGAACCTGTCTCCGGACCTCTGCGCGAGTGCAGCTGCCCGGTGTCGTTGCTCACTGGGAACGACACCGGCATCGGAGCCGGTGTGCGAAATGCTCCCGATGCATTCACGCTACTCCCCGAAGAGGCCGAACGGACCGCTCCTGGACGTCGGCTCACTTCTGTCGGCGGTCGTCCTCCGAGCAGCGGCTCGTCTCACCGCCGCCAACCGCGGCCATATACCCATCGCGCGCTCCTCGCTCGCTTTGGCTCCGGCAAGCGATTACTCGAGCCGCCGTTCTGGTCGTTCCTCGTCCTTGTCCTCGTCCTCGTCGAACAAATGCACATCGCCGACCGCGATGTTGACCTCGACAACTTCCAGACCGGTCATCCGCTCGATGGCAGCGATCACGTTCTCCCTGACGTCGCCCGCGACCTCCATGATGGAGACGCCGTACTCGACGACGAGCTCCAGGTCGACCGCGGTCTGTACCTCGCCGACCTCGACCTTCACCCCGCTGGTGACGGACTTCCCGCCGGCACCGGGCACACGTTCACGCATGGCCCCCATGCCACGGGCGAACCCACCGCCCATCGCATGGACGCCCGGCACATCCCGGGCCGCCAGCCCGGC
Above is a window of Streptomyces sp. DT2A-34 DNA encoding:
- a CDS encoding DUF5994 family protein yields the protein MATALQSPPPSRPVLRLRLASRSGMPRLIDGAWWPRSHDLLAELPQLLAGLPRAWGHITSVTVHGATWSAVPGRMLVFNQVVRLRRTVAASAPHTIVLLAPGRGRWDLLVLPPDTTEEAAEPLMAAAASGHD
- a CDS encoding DUF5994 family protein is translated as MSPSPGHVELDGAWWPRSRDLTHELSALADVLDPLWGRITHIAVNPRYWPTLPREILVNGHVVEVGWFTSEQDPHKILLLSYTAGRWDLLVIPPETGAPSAARLMAAASANTGPPTTATALVAAAQAGETSSSCEATTRRPGRLVVGM
- a CDS encoding Asp23/Gls24 family envelope stress response protein; translated protein: MTDTGLPNRPETPRAGSLGERGGKSAGVPHGSDPGSRGHTTIADGVVAKIAGLAARDVPGVHAMGGGFARGMGAMRERVPGAGGKSVTSGVKVEVGEVQTAVDLELVVEYGVSIMEVAGDVRENVIAAIERMTGLEVVEVNIAVGDVHLFDEDEDKDEERPERRLE